A single Acidobacteriota bacterium DNA region contains:
- the rpoZ gene encoding DNA-directed RNA polymerase subunit omega has protein sequence MQPHIIENKYRKVLVASQRARQLEKGARPLVQVGNNKVTLIAVQEVEAGLIGYELLPSTEEVAAGRA, from the coding sequence ATGCAACCACACATTATTGAAAACAAGTACCGCAAAGTGCTGGTGGCTTCGCAACGCGCCAGACAATTGGAAAAAGGCGCGCGCCCACTCGTGCAAGTCGGGAATAACAAAGTCACGCTCATCGCCGTTCAAGAAGTCGAAGCCGGGTTGATCGGATATGAACTCTTGCCGAGCACGGAAGAAGTAGCGGCAGGCCGCGCCTAA
- a CDS encoding B12-binding domain-containing radical SAM protein, with protein sequence MRVLLVYPEFPDTYWSFRHALSFEGKRSAFPPLGLLTVAALLPQAWERRLVDMNVQALKTADIAWAELVFVSAMLTQKEALARVIARCKALGKRVVVGGPYATTSAAELPEADHLFLGEAETTLPEFVRDLERGAAKRIYEAAERPALALTPLPDFKLAELSKYSALSVQFSRGCPFQCEFCDIIEIYGRAPRTKSNAQMLAELDVLFDLGWRGMVFIVDDNFIGNKRNVKKFLPELAEWSTQHGQPFSFITEASVNLADDDELLAGMQRAGFRRVFLGIETPVEASLIEAQKGQNTRGDLLASVQKIQRYGMEVMAGFIVGFDNDPPDIFARQIEFIRASAIPLAMVGLLTALPQTQLWRRLEREGRLLMESTGNNTDGTLNFIPKMEATRLLAGYQTILRTIYSPGEYYQRALDSLARVTVGSKEPRRTGFLSDVVTLARVVLALGVRDPARGAFWRYLRQAFIAHRAKFAEAVRLAALGYHFRKLTEGCSKT encoded by the coding sequence ATGCGAGTGCTGCTCGTTTATCCTGAATTTCCCGACACGTACTGGAGCTTCCGGCACGCGCTTTCTTTTGAAGGCAAGCGTTCCGCCTTCCCGCCGCTCGGCTTGCTGACGGTGGCGGCGCTCTTGCCGCAGGCGTGGGAGCGGCGGCTGGTGGACATGAACGTGCAAGCGCTCAAGACGGCGGACATCGCCTGGGCCGAGTTGGTTTTTGTCAGCGCGATGCTCACGCAGAAAGAGGCGCTGGCGCGCGTGATCGCCCGTTGCAAAGCGCTGGGCAAGCGCGTCGTCGTGGGCGGGCCGTATGCGACGACCAGTGCCGCCGAACTGCCCGAAGCCGATCATCTTTTTCTGGGCGAAGCCGAAACCACGTTGCCGGAGTTTGTGCGCGATCTCGAACGCGGCGCGGCCAAGCGTATCTATGAGGCGGCTGAGCGGCCCGCGCTGGCGCTGACCCCGCTGCCGGATTTCAAACTCGCCGAGCTGAGCAAATACAGCGCGCTGTCGGTGCAGTTTTCGCGCGGCTGTCCGTTTCAATGCGAGTTCTGCGACATTATCGAAATTTATGGCCGCGCGCCGCGCACCAAAAGCAATGCGCAGATGCTGGCCGAACTGGATGTGCTTTTCGATTTGGGCTGGCGCGGCATGGTCTTCATCGTGGATGACAACTTCATCGGCAACAAGCGCAACGTCAAAAAGTTCTTGCCTGAATTGGCGGAGTGGTCAACGCAGCACGGCCAGCCGTTTTCCTTCATCACCGAAGCCAGCGTGAATTTGGCGGATGATGACGAATTGCTGGCGGGGATGCAGCGCGCGGGGTTCCGGCGCGTCTTCCTCGGCATCGAGACGCCGGTGGAAGCCAGTTTGATCGAAGCGCAAAAGGGACAGAACACGCGCGGTGACTTGCTGGCTTCGGTGCAAAAGATTCAGCGTTACGGCATGGAAGTGATGGCGGGGTTCATCGTCGGTTTCGACAACGATCCGCCCGACATTTTCGCGCGGCAGATCGAATTCATTCGCGCCAGCGCCATCCCGCTGGCCATGGTTGGCTTGCTCACAGCGTTGCCGCAGACGCAACTCTGGCGGCGGCTCGAACGCGAAGGGCGCTTGCTGATGGAAAGCACGGGCAACAACACCGACGGCACATTGAACTTCATCCCCAAGATGGAGGCGACGCGGTTGCTCGCTGGCTACCAGACCATTCTGCGCACCATCTACAGCCCAGGCGAATACTATCAACGCGCGCTCGATAGCCTGGCGCGCGTCACCGTGGGATCAAAGGAGCCACGCCGCACCGGCTTCCTCAGCGATGTCGTGACCCTCGCGCGCGTGGTACTGGCGCTGGGTGTGCGCGACCCGGCGCGCGGTGCGTTTTGGCGGTACCTGCGCCAGGCGTTTATCGCCCACCGCGCCAAATTCGCCGAAGCGGTCAGGCTGGCCGCGCTGGGTTATCACTTTCGCAAACTCACCGAAGGCTGTTCCAAAACCTGA
- a CDS encoding STAS domain-containing protein: MTITERTVNDITVLELEGELALDHNAQFRKKANAAFDAGARKLIVNLAKVQYMDSSGLGELISCYTTLKKLGGRLTLLQLNQRLQHLLTITKLHTVFEMFDTEAAAVASFTTLAESETSGNASAARLS, from the coding sequence ATGACAATTACCGAACGCACAGTGAACGACATCACCGTGCTGGAACTCGAAGGCGAACTGGCGCTGGATCACAACGCCCAATTCCGCAAAAAGGCCAACGCCGCCTTTGACGCAGGCGCGCGCAAGCTGATCGTCAACCTCGCAAAAGTCCAATACATGGACAGCAGCGGGTTGGGCGAATTGATCTCTTGCTATACCACGCTGAAAAAATTGGGGGGACGCCTGACGCTGCTTCAACTCAACCAGCGGTTGCAACATTTGCTAACGATCACGAAACTCCATACTGTGTTTGAAATGTTCGACACCGAAGCGGCGGCTGTGGCCAGCTTTACCACGCTGGCAGAAAGTGAGACGTCCGGCAATGCGAGTGCTGCTCGTTTATCCTGA
- the groL gene encoding chaperonin GroEL (60 kDa chaperone family; promotes refolding of misfolded polypeptides especially under stressful conditions; forms two stacked rings of heptamers to form a barrel-shaped 14mer; ends can be capped by GroES; misfolded proteins enter the barrel where they are refolded when GroES binds), with amino-acid sequence MAKQITYGTDSRAALLRGVNMLADTVKLTLGPRGRNVVIDKKFGSPAITKDGVTVAQEITLQDPLENMGAQMVREVAAKTSDIAGDGTTTATVLAQAIFREGVRTVAAGANPMALRRGIDKAVERALKEIKRLAKPIAGDAIKQVGTISANGDAAIGAIIAEAMAKVGKDGVITVEEAQTMETTLEFVEGMQFDRGYLSPYFSTDTTRMETVFENALILLHDKKLSSMNDLLPLLQKVAEKRQPLLIVAEDIEGEALATLVVNKLRGSLNVAAVKAPGFGDRRKEMLEDLAILTGGQVISEELGILLKDVKLDELGQAKKVVVDKDSTLIVEGHGKPGDLAGRVKNLRKQVEASTSEYDREKLQERLAKLIGGVAVIKVGAATEMEMKEKKARVEDAMNATRAAVEEGIVPGGGVAYIRAAKVLEKFKLFKDEEGDPDEQIGVNIVKRALEEPLRLIAQNAGKEGSIIVARVRAEKNELVGFNAVTEEFEDLVAAGVIDPAKVTRSALQNAASIAGLLLTTEVMISEYPGESAVGMPAGGEMGGY; translated from the coding sequence ATGGCAAAACAAATCACGTATGGAACCGATTCGCGCGCCGCGTTGTTACGCGGCGTCAACATGCTCGCCGACACGGTCAAGCTCACGCTCGGCCCGCGCGGGCGCAATGTGGTCATTGATAAAAAATTCGGCTCGCCCGCAATCACCAAAGACGGTGTGACCGTCGCGCAGGAAATCACACTGCAAGACCCGCTCGAAAACATGGGCGCACAAATGGTGCGCGAGGTGGCCGCCAAGACTTCTGACATCGCGGGCGATGGCACGACGACCGCGACCGTGCTGGCCCAGGCCATCTTCCGCGAAGGCGTGCGCACCGTGGCGGCGGGCGCGAACCCGATGGCGTTGCGGCGCGGCATTGATAAAGCCGTCGAGCGCGCGCTGAAAGAGATCAAGCGCCTGGCCAAGCCCATCGCGGGCGATGCCATCAAACAGGTCGGCACGATTTCGGCCAATGGCGACGCGGCCATCGGCGCGATCATTGCCGAAGCGATGGCCAAAGTCGGCAAGGACGGCGTCATCACGGTCGAAGAAGCCCAGACAATGGAAACCACGCTGGAATTCGTCGAAGGCATGCAATTCGACCGCGGCTATCTCTCGCCGTATTTCTCCACCGACACCACGCGCATGGAAACTGTATTTGAGAATGCGCTGATCCTGCTGCACGACAAGAAGCTCAGTTCGATGAACGACCTGCTGCCCTTGCTGCAAAAGGTCGCCGAAAAACGCCAGCCGCTGCTGATCGTCGCCGAAGACATCGAAGGCGAGGCATTGGCGACGCTGGTGGTCAACAAACTGCGCGGCTCGTTGAACGTCGCCGCCGTCAAAGCGCCCGGCTTCGGCGACCGCCGCAAAGAGATGCTCGAAGACCTCGCCATCCTGACCGGCGGCCAGGTCATCAGCGAGGAACTCGGCATCTTGCTCAAGGATGTCAAGCTCGACGAGTTGGGACAGGCCAAGAAGGTGGTCGTGGATAAAGACTCCACCCTCATCGTCGAAGGTCACGGCAAACCTGGTGATTTGGCGGGCCGTGTCAAAAACTTGCGCAAGCAGGTGGAAGCTTCGACCTCTGAATACGACCGCGAGAAGTTGCAGGAACGCCTCGCCAAATTAATCGGCGGCGTGGCCGTCATCAAGGTCGGCGCGGCCACCGAGATGGAAATGAAAGAGAAGAAAGCGCGTGTCGAAGACGCCATGAACGCCACACGCGCGGCGGTCGAAGAAGGCATCGTCCCAGGCGGCGGCGTGGCCTACATACGCGCGGCCAAGGTGTTGGAGAAGTTCAAACTCTTCAAAGATGAAGAGGGCGATCCTGACGAACAGATCGGCGTCAACATCGTCAAACGCGCGCTGGAAGAACCGCTGCGCCTGATCGCACAAAATGCGGGCAAGGAAGGCTCGATCATCGTCGCCCGCGTCCGCGCGGAAAAGAATGAACTGGTGGGCTTCAATGCCGTGACCGAGGAGTTTGAAGACCTGGTGGCGGCGGGCGTGATTGATCCGGCCAAAGTCACGCGCTCGGCGCTGCAAAACGCGGCCTCGATTGCGGGCTTGCTGCTCACGACGGAAGTGATGATTTCGGAGTATCCGGGCGAAAGCGCGGTGGGGATGCCAGCGGGCGGGGAGATGGGCGGCTATTAG
- the mgtA gene encoding magnesium-translocating P-type ATPase, with translation MRMPEIVAVATTERPIPDEDGLTTPAAKARLAKAGPNEQAPVRRAAGLIQVLLLFANPLVIILLIASAVSAFVGEFVNAMIIALMVVVSIVINFFQTWHSQRAAERLRGQVAPTATILRDGKWTELPWREVVPGDVFRLSAGDLVPADARLLQAKDLHVNQAALTGESLPVEKEAAAKGAVSEAAAENSAHDRHAVFLGTSVVSGTATAFVTATGPATAFGDIAARLAARPPETEFERGTKQFGYLIMKTIFFLVFFVLLVSIVLRHNPLESVLFALALAVGLTPEFLPMITTVTLGRGALHMARQKVIVKHLEAIQNFGSMDVLCSDKTGTLTSGEMTLSQHSDALGNPSDHALLLGYLNGTYESGVKNPINVAILKHDPLDISAYRKVDEIPFDFERRRLSVVTEAKGEILLITKGAPESVLTCCSQYEVNGQAQPLDSETRAKCQTTYDGLSAAGYRVLAVASRTVPQQEVYRLADEKDLVLAGFLAFSDPPLADAAESLEALRRDGVRVKILTGDSELVAQHICSQVALDAKHIVLGDELDRMSDAALAHVAEKTIVFARVSPMQKHRIILALKGRGHVVGYLGDGINDAPSLHAADVGISVATAVDVAKDAADIILLERSLRVLHQGILEGRRAFGNVMKYLLMGTSSNFGNMFSMAAAAVFLPFLPMLPTQILLNNFLYDLAQITIPTDNVDQTYSDKPRRWDIKLIRDFMIYIGPLSSIYDFLTFYALLKIFHASEALFHTGWFVESLATQTLVLFVIRTAGNPFRSRPSLPLAITTVLIVVIGILLPWSPLAAIFGFIPLPITFFLFLGAAVLTYLLLVELVKRRLMGRRARVQRRPSRLR, from the coding sequence ATGCGTATGCCAGAAATTGTCGCTGTCGCCACAACCGAAAGACCTATCCCGGACGAAGACGGCCTGACCACGCCAGCAGCCAAAGCGCGGTTGGCCAAGGCCGGCCCGAATGAACAGGCGCCAGTGCGACGGGCAGCCGGCTTGATCCAGGTGTTGCTGCTGTTTGCCAATCCCTTAGTCATCATTCTGTTGATTGCCAGCGCTGTCTCAGCCTTCGTCGGCGAGTTCGTCAACGCCATGATTATCGCGTTGATGGTTGTGGTCAGCATTGTCATCAACTTCTTTCAGACTTGGCATTCGCAACGCGCGGCTGAACGCTTGCGCGGGCAGGTCGCACCCACCGCTACAATTTTACGCGATGGTAAATGGACGGAGTTGCCCTGGCGCGAAGTAGTGCCGGGCGATGTCTTCAGGCTTTCTGCCGGAGACCTGGTGCCCGCCGATGCGCGCCTGCTGCAAGCGAAAGACCTGCACGTCAATCAAGCCGCCCTCACCGGCGAATCGCTGCCGGTCGAAAAAGAAGCCGCCGCCAAAGGCGCAGTGAGCGAGGCGGCGGCGGAAAACTCCGCCCATGATCGTCACGCGGTCTTTCTGGGCACTTCGGTAGTGAGCGGAACCGCGACCGCATTCGTCACAGCCACCGGCCCGGCGACCGCGTTTGGCGACATTGCTGCACGTCTGGCGGCGCGGCCACCAGAGACCGAATTTGAACGCGGCACAAAACAGTTCGGTTACCTGATTATGAAGACCATCTTCTTTCTGGTCTTCTTCGTGCTGCTGGTCAGCATTGTACTGCGGCACAATCCGCTGGAATCCGTCCTCTTTGCGCTGGCGCTGGCGGTGGGGTTGACGCCGGAGTTTTTACCGATGATCACGACGGTCACGCTCGGTCGCGGCGCGCTGCACATGGCGCGGCAAAAGGTCATCGTCAAACACCTGGAGGCGATTCAAAACTTCGGCAGTATGGACGTGCTGTGCAGCGATAAGACCGGCACGCTGACCAGCGGCGAGATGACGCTCAGCCAGCATTCGGACGCGCTCGGCAACCCGTCAGACCATGCCTTGCTGTTGGGCTATCTCAACGGCACTTATGAATCAGGCGTGAAGAATCCGATCAACGTGGCGATTCTCAAGCACGATCCGCTCGACATCAGTGCCTATCGCAAGGTAGATGAAATCCCCTTTGATTTCGAACGGCGGCGGCTCTCCGTCGTTACGGAGGCGAAGGGCGAGATTCTGTTGATTACCAAGGGTGCGCCAGAAAGCGTTCTGACCTGCTGCTCCCAGTATGAAGTGAATGGACAGGCGCAGCCATTGGACAGTGAGACGCGCGCCAAGTGTCAGACAACCTATGATGGATTGAGCGCGGCGGGGTATCGCGTGTTAGCCGTCGCTTCTCGGACTGTCCCACAACAAGAGGTCTATCGCCTAGCTGATGAGAAGGACTTGGTGCTCGCTGGCTTTCTCGCCTTCTCCGATCCGCCGCTGGCGGATGCCGCTGAATCGCTTGAAGCGCTGCGCCGCGATGGCGTGCGAGTAAAAATCTTGACCGGAGACAGTGAATTGGTCGCCCAGCATATCTGCTCGCAAGTCGCGTTGGACGCCAAACACATCGTCCTCGGCGATGAACTCGACCGCATGAGCGATGCAGCCCTCGCGCACGTGGCGGAGAAGACGATTGTGTTTGCCCGCGTCTCACCGATGCAGAAACACCGCATCATCCTCGCGCTCAAGGGGCGCGGCCACGTCGTCGGCTATCTCGGCGACGGGATCAATGACGCGCCTTCGCTGCACGCGGCGGATGTCGGGATCTCGGTCGCCACGGCGGTGGATGTCGCCAAAGACGCTGCTGATATTATTCTGCTGGAGCGCAGCCTGCGCGTGCTGCATCAAGGCATCCTCGAAGGACGCAGAGCCTTTGGCAATGTCATGAAGTATCTACTTATGGGTACCAGTTCCAACTTCGGCAACATGTTCAGCATGGCCGCCGCCGCCGTGTTCCTGCCATTTTTGCCGATGCTGCCGACGCAGATTCTGCTCAACAACTTTCTCTATGATCTGGCTCAGATCACGATTCCCACGGACAACGTGGATCAAACCTACAGCGACAAGCCACGGCGCTGGGACATCAAACTGATCCGTGATTTTATGATCTACATTGGCCCGCTCAGTTCGATCTACGATTTCCTGACCTTCTACGCACTGCTAAAAATCTTTCACGCTTCCGAAGCGTTGTTTCACACCGGCTGGTTTGTCGAATCGCTCGCCACACAAACGCTCGTCCTCTTTGTGATTCGCACCGCTGGGAATCCGTTTCGCAGCCGCCCCAGTCTGCCGTTAGCAATAACGACCGTGCTAATCGTCGTGATTGGCATCCTGTTGCCGTGGTCTCCGCTGGCCGCAATTTTTGGATTCATCCCATTGCCGATTACGTTTTTCCTCTTTCTGGGCGCTGCGGTGCTAACGTATTTGCTCTTGGTCGAACTCGTCAAGCGGCGCTTGATGGGGCGGCGTGCGCGTGTCCAGCGGCGGCCCTCACGCCTGAGATAG
- a CDS encoding UPF0182 family protein, which translates to MQQEEEFDEPIINATNMLGGSGQQRRRPRWLLIVAVIAFIAIFAWPAWAVFYTDWLWFQSLGYQTIFSTVLLTKVTLGLSAALLAAAFIWLNFKLALHQSPVPAPRAEANPRFLNIEGQQIPAPDFAELAGRLALPAALALGAFVGLSAWGAWEIWLRYRHQTPFGEVDPIFGRDLAFYFFTLPALETLASLLLTLVGICLLGTAAIYAARGAETFLKLRRIELGPGPRTHLLGLVAALFLVLAGQTYLGIPNLLYSTNGPNAGASYTDLNATLPLLYVQVCAAVLVAVLAAASLLRAKTSLLWAGLGLYVLTLAVGLMYPALVQRFSVGPNELVKETPYITHNIAATRKAFGLDHVEERELPGDTVLTAKDIQENQPTINNIRLWDQKPLLDTFSQLQEIRTYYDFQSVDNDRYRINGELQQVMLSARELSTASLPNRNWINEQLTFTHGFGLTLGPVNQVTPEGLPVLFVKNIPPVSSVPVLKVERPEIYFGELSNDRVYVKTTAKEFNYPAGEENVFASYTGTGGVSIASTWRQMLFASRFGDMKLLLSNDLTPESRVLYVRNIKERLAQVAPFLTFDSDPYLVISEGRLFWIADAYTVSDRYPYSQPVNGINYIRNSVKAVVDAYQGDVRLYLADERDPLIQTWARIFPGILKPLAEMPADLRAHLRYPEDIFRLQAEVYSTWHMSQPQVFYNKEDQWSVVAMPEKQGKAEAQGLDPAGSGAATQSRVMNPYYAIMKLPSEQTEEFMLLLPFTPKSKDNLAAWMVARADGAHYGHLLVYRFPKQKLIYGPKQIVARINQDPDISRQISLWDQRGSEVIFGTLLVIPIKESLIYVQPLYLRAESGKIPELKRVIVAAENRIAMEPTLEASLARVFGNAAPASAAQAPAPNASAPPAAQLTEGTQSLATQAKQHYDRALQAQRDGDWGRYGEELKQLGAVLEQMSKQK; encoded by the coding sequence ATGCAACAAGAAGAAGAATTTGACGAACCAATCATCAACGCAACAAACATGCTGGGAGGCTCTGGACAGCAGCGCAGACGCCCACGCTGGCTATTGATTGTGGCGGTCATCGCCTTCATCGCTATTTTTGCCTGGCCTGCCTGGGCGGTGTTTTATACGGACTGGCTCTGGTTTCAGTCGCTCGGCTACCAAACCATCTTTTCGACGGTGCTCCTGACCAAAGTGACGCTGGGACTCAGCGCCGCTCTGCTGGCTGCGGCATTCATCTGGCTCAACTTCAAATTGGCGTTGCACCAAAGCCCTGTCCCGGCGCCCCGCGCGGAGGCAAACCCGCGCTTCTTAAATATCGAGGGACAGCAGATACCTGCGCCGGATTTTGCCGAGCTAGCGGGACGCTTGGCGCTGCCTGCCGCGTTGGCGTTGGGCGCTTTTGTCGGTTTGTCGGCGTGGGGCGCGTGGGAGATTTGGCTGCGCTATCGTCACCAGACACCCTTTGGCGAGGTTGATCCGATCTTCGGGCGTGACCTCGCGTTCTATTTCTTTACGCTGCCAGCACTCGAAACGCTCGCCAGTCTGTTGCTCACGCTGGTGGGAATTTGCCTACTGGGGACGGCAGCCATCTATGCCGCGCGCGGGGCCGAGACGTTTCTCAAGCTGCGCCGGATTGAACTGGGGCCAGGGCCGCGCACACACTTGCTGGGTCTGGTGGCGGCGCTGTTTCTGGTGTTGGCCGGGCAAACATATTTGGGCATCCCGAATCTGCTCTACTCCACCAACGGGCCTAACGCGGGCGCCAGTTACACCGATCTCAATGCCACGCTGCCGCTGCTCTATGTGCAGGTTTGCGCGGCGGTGCTGGTGGCCGTGCTGGCCGCCGCCAGCTTATTGCGCGCCAAGACGAGCTTGCTGTGGGCGGGATTGGGTCTTTACGTGCTGACGCTGGCTGTGGGCTTGATGTATCCGGCGCTCGTGCAGCGGTTCTCGGTCGGGCCGAACGAGTTGGTCAAAGAAACGCCTTACATCACGCACAACATCGCCGCGACGCGCAAAGCCTTCGGGCTGGATCATGTCGAAGAGCGCGAGTTGCCGGGCGACACCGTGCTCACCGCCAAAGACATTCAAGAGAATCAACCGACCATCAATAACATCCGCCTCTGGGATCAGAAGCCGCTGCTCGACACCTTTTCCCAACTGCAAGAGATTCGCACCTACTACGATTTTCAATCGGTGGACAATGACCGCTACCGCATCAATGGCGAGTTACAACAGGTCATGCTCTCGGCGCGCGAGTTGTCCACGGCGAGCCTGCCCAACCGCAACTGGATCAATGAGCAACTGACCTTCACGCACGGCTTTGGCCTGACGCTCGGCCCGGTCAATCAGGTGACGCCCGAAGGCTTGCCGGTGCTCTTCGTCAAAAACATTCCGCCGGTTTCGTCGGTGCCTGTGCTCAAGGTCGAACGGCCTGAAATCTATTTCGGCGAATTGTCGAATGACCGTGTTTACGTCAAGACCACCGCGAAGGAGTTCAACTATCCGGCGGGCGAAGAGAATGTCTTTGCCAGTTACACCGGGACGGGCGGTGTCAGCATTGCCTCGACGTGGCGGCAGATGTTGTTTGCCTCCAGATTCGGCGATATGAAGTTGTTGCTGTCGAATGATCTGACGCCAGAGAGCCGCGTGCTTTACGTTCGCAACATCAAGGAGCGGCTCGCGCAGGTCGCGCCCTTTCTGACCTTCGACAGCGATCCGTATCTGGTCATCTCCGAGGGAAGGCTTTTCTGGATCGCCGATGCCTACACGGTGAGCGACCGCTATCCTTATTCGCAACCGGTCAACGGCATCAACTACATTCGCAATTCGGTCAAAGCTGTCGTGGATGCCTATCAGGGCGACGTGCGGCTATATCTCGCCGACGAACGCGATCCGCTGATTCAAACCTGGGCACGCATCTTCCCCGGCATTCTGAAACCGCTCGCCGAGATGCCCGCCGATTTGCGCGCGCATCTGCGTTATCCCGAAGACATCTTCCGGTTGCAGGCGGAGGTTTATTCGACTTGGCACATGAGTCAGCCGCAGGTCTTTTACAACAAAGAAGACCAATGGTCGGTGGTTGCCATGCCTGAAAAGCAGGGGAAAGCCGAAGCGCAGGGGTTGGATCCGGCAGGCTCTGGCGCGGCCACACAATCGCGGGTGATGAATCCCTATTACGCGATTATGAAACTGCCCAGCGAGCAAACCGAGGAATTCATGCTGCTGCTGCCCTTCACGCCGAAAAGCAAAGACAATCTGGCGGCCTGGATGGTGGCGCGCGCCGATGGTGCGCATTACGGCCATTTGCTGGTGTACCGTTTCCCCAAACAGAAACTGATTTACGGCCCCAAACAGATCGTCGCACGTATCAACCAGGACCCTGACATTTCACGCCAAATCTCGCTCTGGGATCAGCGCGGCTCTGAAGTCATCTTCGGCACGCTGCTGGTGATCCCGATCAAGGAATCGCTCATTTACGTCCAGCCGCTTTACCTGCGTGCGGAGTCCGGCAAGATTCCCGAACTCAAACGCGTCATCGTCGCCGCCGAAAATCGTATTGCGATGGAACCGACGCTCGAAGCCAGCCTGGCCCGCGTCTTCGGGAACGCGGCACCGGCAAGCGCCGCCCAAGCGCCCGCGCCAAATGCGAGCGCGCCGCCCGCCGCTCAACTAACGGAAGGCACGCAAAGCCTCGCAACGCAAGCCAAGCAACATTACGACCGCGCGCTTCAGGCGCAGCGCGACGGCGACTGGGGGCGTTACGGCGAAGAGTTGAAGCAACTCGGCGCGGTGCTGGAACAGATGTCGAAGCAGAAATAG
- a CDS encoding Crp/Fnr family transcriptional regulator, translated as MIQETPQSDLFKVQMGESLRQETLHSRAIMIPKHDNVYTCGDNDELVYFIESGQIKLLMLSPEGKECLLAVHTAGDIFGELCLSGLGARLETATAMEDTHLKQIPCPKFFARLERDALYQGFVQYLAVRIADQQQVIADLVTVDSEQRLGKTLLRLARTMGKKDPRSIRLEPKISHEELSEMVGTTRPRISVFMQRFKNLGLIEINENNFLVIKENKLAAYLTQIA; from the coding sequence ATGATTCAAGAAACACCTCAATCTGACCTGTTCAAAGTACAAATGGGTGAATCGCTGCGGCAAGAGACCCTGCATTCACGCGCCATCATGATTCCGAAGCACGATAACGTTTATACGTGTGGCGACAATGATGAGTTGGTTTATTTCATCGAGAGCGGACAGATCAAACTGCTCATGCTCTCGCCGGAAGGGAAAGAATGCCTGCTGGCTGTCCATACGGCGGGCGATATCTTCGGTGAGTTGTGCCTGTCCGGCTTAGGCGCACGGCTGGAAACCGCGACGGCGATGGAAGACACGCACTTAAAACAAATCCCTTGTCCCAAATTCTTTGCGCGCCTGGAGCGCGACGCCTTGTACCAGGGCTTCGTACAGTACCTGGCCGTGCGGATTGCCGACCAACAACAGGTCATCGCCGACCTGGTCACGGTGGATAGCGAACAGCGCCTGGGCAAGACGTTGTTACGGCTGGCGCGCACCATGGGTAAGAAAGACCCGCGCAGCATCCGCCTCGAACCGAAAATTTCGCACGAAGAATTGTCGGAGATGGTGGGCACGACGCGGCCCCGCATCAGCGTCTTTATGCAGCGTTTTAAGAATCTGGGGCTGATTGAGATCAACGAAAATAACTTCCTCGTGATCAAAGAAAACAAGCTCGCGGCTTACCTCACGCAGATCGCCTAG
- a CDS encoding PRC-barrel domain containing protein, producing the protein MLRSVNELSGFKIAALDGEIGNVEEFYFDDERWALRYMVVNTGNWLAGKQVLVSPFSVMQVDHEHRQLHVALTKSQVEKSPDIDTRKPVSRQMEAHYADYYGFPYYWGSPFLWGAEERPALAAQQSLAATASPVAAGAASVGRSTSAGSSAGTAATVRAVVSEDVHLRSTQEVSTYSIEATDGEIGIVEDFILDDESWAIRYLAIDTHKWLPGKKVMISPQWIAAIDWAQAKVRVRLSREGVEQSPSYNSAKLITRKYEEYLYGHYGQPGYWVN; encoded by the coding sequence ATGTTACGCAGTGTAAATGAACTGAGCGGTTTCAAAATCGCCGCCCTAGATGGCGAGATTGGGAATGTCGAGGAGTTCTATTTCGATGATGAACGCTGGGCCTTGCGCTATATGGTCGTCAATACGGGTAACTGGCTAGCAGGCAAGCAGGTGCTGGTATCGCCTTTCTCAGTGATGCAGGTGGATCATGAGCACCGCCAGCTTCATGTCGCCCTGACCAAAAGTCAGGTGGAGAAAAGCCCGGACATTGACACCCGCAAGCCGGTCTCGCGGCAGATGGAAGCGCATTATGCGGATTACTACGGTTTTCCCTACTATTGGGGCAGCCCATTCCTGTGGGGAGCTGAGGAACGTCCTGCTCTGGCAGCGCAGCAATCCCTCGCCGCGACGGCATCCCCGGTCGCGGCAGGTGCGGCCTCAGTAGGACGTTCAACCAGTGCTGGTAGCAGTGCCGGGACTGCCGCCACCGTGCGCGCCGTCGTTTCGGAAGACGTGCATTTGCGGAGCACGCAAGAGGTGTCCACATATTCGATTGAGGCGACGGATGGCGAGATCGGGATCGTCGAAGATTTCATCCTGGACGATGAGAGTTGGGCGATTCGCTACCTGGCGATTGACACGCACAAATGGTTGCCCGGCAAGAAAGTGATGATCTCACCGCAATGGATTGCGGCGATAGATTGGGCGCAGGCCAAAGTCCGCGTGCGGCTCTCACGCGAGGGGGTTGAGCAAAGTCCCAGCTACAACAGCGCCAAGCTGATTACGCGCAAATACGAGGAATATCTGTATGGGCATTATGGTCAACCCGGCTATTGGGTGAACTAG